From Pararhodobacter zhoushanensis, the proteins below share one genomic window:
- a CDS encoding HAD family hydrolase, which yields MNVVFDVGNVLIRWRPERAVAHVYPDRDEALDYLEAVGFADWNYTQDGGRPFAEGIAALEAAHPGQSGPLSTYVARFGETIAEPISGTWDLLDRLKARGHRLFAITNFAAETWPVALQVHPRLGGVFEDVVVSGFEKLLKPEPAIFERLLARNGVQAQDCLFIDDSPANVTGAQAVGMAAHLFTTPEALEADLIARALL from the coding sequence GTGAACGTGGTTTTCGATGTTGGCAATGTGCTGATCCGCTGGCGGCCTGAGCGGGCGGTGGCGCATGTGTATCCTGATCGGGATGAGGCTTTGGACTATCTTGAGGCCGTCGGGTTTGCCGACTGGAATTACACCCAGGACGGCGGGCGGCCCTTTGCCGAGGGGATTGCGGCGCTGGAAGCGGCGCATCCCGGGCAGAGCGGGCCGTTGAGCACGTATGTCGCGCGGTTTGGCGAGACGATTGCCGAGCCGATCAGCGGAACATGGGATCTGCTTGACCGGCTCAAGGCGCGCGGGCACCGGCTGTTCGCGATCACCAATTTCGCCGCCGAGACATGGCCGGTGGCGCTGCAGGTGCATCCGCGTCTGGGTGGGGTGTTCGAGGATGTCGTGGTGTCGGGTTTCGAGAAACTGCTCAAGCCTGAACCCGCAATCTTTGAGCGCCTGCTTGCGCGCAACGGCGTGCAGGCGCAGGACTGCCTGTTCATCGATGACAGCCCCGCCAATGTGACCGGCGCGCAAGCCGTCGGCATGGCCGCGCATCTCTTCACCACGCCTGAGGCGCTGGAAGCCGACTTGATCGCCCGCGCGCTGCTCTGA